One Phaseolus vulgaris cultivar G19833 chromosome 4, P. vulgaris v2.0, whole genome shotgun sequence DNA window includes the following coding sequences:
- the LOC137838480 gene encoding uncharacterized protein, with protein MDSWYSGESSLNTEKETIIRDMVHEFSADDEQEEYIPEEQTFPTSSNDNVQSFSRTTHNIHFDLSEGMSFNSKESTLNAIKQYHIHQGYNFMVVESKPNGYTAHCIHYNNDCQWRIRASFTKIRQQWEIKKIEAPHTCLNTSVSVDHKNLDSSQIASFVVNSVKANPSIPIKTIIAEIKNQLGYSVTYKKAWVAKQKAFVMEFGDWDESYNHLQRWLQVVQDSVPGTVVQYITRTYVVDGVQDESNYILERVFWSFKPCIEGFKYCKPIVQVDGTFLTGKYHSTLLTAISQDGNRNIFPLAFVIVEGETKEALI; from the coding sequence ATGGATTCCTGGTATTCTGGTGAAAGTTCTTTGAACACCGAGAAAGAAACTATTATCAGAGATATGGTTCATGAATTCAGTGCAGATGATGAACAAGAGGAGTATATTCCGGAGGAACAAACCTTCCCAACTTCATCCAACGACAATGTTCAATCATTTAGTCGTACAACCCACAATATACATTTCGACCTTTCGGAAGGCATGTCTTTCAATTCAAAGGAGTCAACTTTGAATGCAATCAAACAATACCACATTCATCAGGGTTACAACTTTATGGTGGTGGAATCAAAGCCGAATGGATATACTGCACATTGCATTCATTACAACAACGATTGCCAATGGCGCATCCGAGCCTCTTTTACAAAAATCCGACAACAATGGGAAATCAAAAAAATTGAAGCTCCTCACACCTGTTTAAACACATCTGTTTCAGTTGATCACAAAAATTTAGATTCAAGCCAAATAGCATCCTTCGTGGTCAACTCCGTCAAAGCGAATCCATCCATTCcaataaaaactataattgcGGAAATAAAGAATCAACTTGGTTATTCGGTGACGTATAAAAAAGCATGGGTAGCCAAACAAAAGGCTTTTGTAATGGAGTTCGGTGATTGGGACGAATCATATAATCATCTTCAAAGGTGGTTGCAAGTTGTACAAGACAGTGTCCCTGGAACTGTAGTGCAATATATTACTCGTACGTATGTTGTTGATGGTGTTCAAGACGAATCTAATTACATCTTAGAACGTGTCTTCTGGTCGTTCAAGCCATGCATTGAAGGGTTCAAATATTGCAAGCCCATAGTTCAAGTTGATGGCACATTCTTGACTGGAAAATATCACAGCACTTTATTGACTGCCATCAGTCAAGATGGGAACCGAAACATTTTTCCATTAGCTTTCGTCATTGTTGAAGGTGAAACAAAGGAAGCCCTTATATAG